Part of the Haloprofundus halobius genome is shown below.
CGTGGAACGACTATAATGAAGTAAACGAGCATAACGAACAAAACGAACATAACGAGCAAAACGAATGTATTGAGCGCATTCTTAGGGACGAGCTTGTTGAGGATGAACTGACTGCCCCTTACTCAATGAACAGAACAACAAAAACGAACGTAACGAATAGAACGAATGAGTTGATGGCAACGAGTGCGTTTGCCTCAACGAGCGAAACGAACAATTGGTTTTAACACCGTAGTATTCCTCTCACCGAGTGAAACACCCTCACCGAACCAAACGAACGAAACGACCAAAACGAACGAAGCGAACACAACGAGTTAAACGAAGGAAATGACCGACACCAACACCGCACGAATCACCGTGGCGAATCAGAAGGGAGGCGCGGGGAAAACAACCGACGTCATTCATACTGGCGGCGCACTCGCCGCCCGAGGCCACGACGTCCTCCTGGTCGATATCGATTATCACGGCGGGCTCACCTGCTCGCTTGGCTACAACGATCTGTACTACGATACCGACCGTACGACGCTGTTCGACGTCCTCGATTTCGACCAGATGGAGTCGGTGAACGACATCATCGTCGAGCACGAGGAATTCGACATCCTTCCCGCCAGCGAGAAGCTCGCGAACAACAAGAACATCCAGACGCTGCTTGAGGCGCCGAAGAGTCGCGAGCGGTTGGAGATGACTCTCGACGAGCTCGAAAAGGACTACGACTACATTATTGTCGACACGCCGCCATCCCTGAACGTCCTCACTGATAACGCCCTCGTCGCGACGGGCAACGTCGTCATCCCCGTCATTCCCGAGAAGCTCAACGCCAACAGTCTCCAGATTTTCGCAAAGCAGCTGAGTTCCCTCGAACAGGCGTACGGAGACATCAATCGGCTCGCCATCGTCTGTAATCGTGTCGAGCAGAACGCCGAACACCGCGACACCATCGAGGAGATTAAGTCGGCGTACTCCCTCCCGGTGTTCGAGATCCCGAAGCGGACCGACCTCTCTCAGTCGATTGGCGAGGGTGTGTCCGTCTTCGGCTTCGGCAAGGAGAACCAGCGCGTCGAGGATGCACGCGACCTGTTCAACGAGATCGCCGACCTGTTCGACGAGACGTTTGAGAAGACTGCGCCTGAGGAGGTGGAAGCATGAGCGACGGTTGGGGAGATGCCTCCGGTATCGAGGGCAACTACGAAGAGGAGGACGATGAGGCCGATTCCAGCGAAACGAGTGAGATGAGTGAAACGCTGGAAACCAATTCATCGACCGAAACGACCGAATCGACTTCAACGAGTGAAACGAACGAAACGAGCAAAACGAAGACGAACATCAAGGACGAGTGGAACGGGCGAACGATCTACATTCCCGACGATGTCCTCGACGAGATGGAGGATATCTACCTCGAGTCCCAGCTAAAGCTCCGCAAGGCGGGGCAGGACGAGTTCAAGAAGAACCGCCACTTCTACCCGCTACTTGTCCAGTTCGGTGTTGAGGCACTCTCTGAGGCGGATGCCGAGGAAATCCAAGCTCGGCTTTCGGAATTCGGTGATGAATGACCTCGCGCAGAGCGGGGTCCGGGATTTTGTATAGCGATATACAATATATAATTTCCTGTAGTACGGAATTCCGGGGGTAAGAGACTCCAGATGCCGGTATTCTCCTGATGGGGCGAATACAGCAAGTGGTCCTGATTATGCCCGTAATCATGACCACTTTCAAGTACCCCGCCGCTGTCTACGAAGCACGAATGCTGCAACCGCCTCACAACGGCGCTTCCCCCGGGGTAGAGCCGCCAAGACCGGGCTCCGAGTTTGCTCTGGATACCCTCAGCTGAGATCGGGGCGATGGCGAAGAAGATGCTTCGATATAGAACTAATGACCTCAACCTATA
Proteins encoded:
- a CDS encoding ParA family protein, coding for MTDTNTARITVANQKGGAGKTTDVIHTGGALAARGHDVLLVDIDYHGGLTCSLGYNDLYYDTDRTTLFDVLDFDQMESVNDIIVEHEEFDILPASEKLANNKNIQTLLEAPKSRERLEMTLDELEKDYDYIIVDTPPSLNVLTDNALVATGNVVIPVIPEKLNANSLQIFAKQLSSLEQAYGDINRLAIVCNRVEQNAEHRDTIEEIKSAYSLPVFEIPKRTDLSQSIGEGVSVFGFGKENQRVEDARDLFNEIADLFDETFEKTAPEEVEA